The following are encoded together in the Sphaerodactylus townsendi isolate TG3544 linkage group LG14, MPM_Stown_v2.3, whole genome shotgun sequence genome:
- the VPS4A gene encoding vacuolar protein sorting-associated protein 4A isoform X2, which translates to MTTSALQKAIDLVTKATEEDKAKHYEEALRLYQHAVEYFLHAIKYDAHSDKAKESIRAKCAQYLDRAEKLKDYLRTKEKQSKKPVKEAQNDGKGSDSDSEGDNPEKKKLQEQLMGAIVMEKPNVRWNDVAGLEGAKEALKEAVILPIKFPHLFTGKRTPWRGILLFGPPGTGKSYLAKAVATEASNSTFFSISSSDLMSKWLGESEKLVKNLFELARQHKPSIIFIDEVDSLCGSRNENESEAARRIKTEFLVQMQGVGNNNDGILVLGATNIPWVLDAAIRRRFEKRIYIPLPEEPARAQMFKLHLGNTPHSLTEANIHELARKTDGYSGADISIIVRDALMQPVRKVQSATHFKKVCGPSRTTAAVIVEDLLTPCSPGDPGATEMTWMEVPGDKLMEPIVCMSDMLRSLATTRPTVNAEDLLKVKKFTEDFGQEG; encoded by the exons ATGACCACGTCGGCCTTGCAG AAAGCCATCGACCTGGTGACGAAGGCCACGGAGGAGGACAAGGCCAAGCACTACGAGGAGGCCCTGCGGCTCTACCAGCACGCCGTCGAGTACTTCCTGCACGCCATCAAGT ACGATGCTCACAGCGACAAGGCCAAGGAGAGCATCAGAGCCAAATGCGCGCAGTACCTGGACCGGGCTGAGAAGCTGAAGGACTACCTGCGCACCAAGGAGAAGCAGAGCAAGAAGCCCGTCAAAGAAGCCCAGAATGATGGCAAGGG GAGCGACAGTGACAGCGAGGGAGACAATCCCGAGAAAAAGAAGCTACAAGAGCAGCTGATGG GGGCAATTGTGATGGAGAAGCCCAATGTGCGGTGGAACGACGTGGCTGGCCTAGAGGGGGCCAAGGAGGCCCTGAAAGAGGCTGTCATTTTGCCCATCAAGTTTCCTCACCTGTTCACAGGTAAG CGCACCCCGTGGCGAGGGATCCTCCTCTTCGGCCCGCCTGGCACTGGGAAGTCCTACTTGGCCAAGGCCGTAGCCACCGAAGCCAGCAACTCCACCttcttctccatctcctcctcagACCTGATGTCCAAGTGGCTGGGAGAGAGTGAAAA GCTGGTGAAGAACCTGTTCGAGCTGGCCAGGCAGCACAAGCCGTCCATCATCTTCATTGACGAGGTGGACTCCTTGTGCGGCTCCCGCAACGAGAACGAAAGCGAAGCTGCCCGCAGGATCAAGACCGAGTTCCTCGTGCAGATGCAGG GCGTTGGGAATAACAACGACGGCATCCTGGTCTTGGGCGCAACCAACATTCCCTGGGTCCTGGATGCGGCTATTCGCAGAAG GTTTGAGAAACGCATTTACATCCCGCTGCCTGAGGAGCCGGCCCGAGCCCAGATGTTCAAGCTCCACCTGGGGAACACCCCCCACAGCCTTACGGAAGCCAACATCCACGAGCTGGCCCGGAAGACAGACGGCTACTCAGGTGCCGACATCAGCATCATTGTGCGTGATGCCCTCATGCAGCCGGTCCGTAAGGTGCAGTCAGCCACACACTTCAAGAAG GTTTGTGGGCCTTCCCGTACCACCGCTGCCGTGATTGTGGAAGACCTGCTGACCCCGTGTTCCCCCGGAGACCCCGGTGCTACTGAGATGACGTGGATGGAGGTGCCCGGCGACAAACTGATGGAGCCCATTGTCTGCATG TCGGACATGCTGCGTTCTCTGGCCACGACCCGCCCCACTGTCAACGCGGAGGATCTCCTGAAGGTGAAGAAATTCACAGAAGACTTTGGCCAAGAGGGCTGA
- the VPS4A gene encoding vacuolar protein sorting-associated protein 4A isoform X1 produces the protein MTTSALQKAIDLVTKATEEDKAKHYEEALRLYQHAVEYFLHAIKYDAHSDKAKESIRAKCAQYLDRAEKLKDYLRTKEKQSKKPVKEAQNDGKGSDSDSEGDNPEKKKLQEQLMGAIVMEKPNVRWNDVAGLEGAKEALKEAVILPIKFPHLFTGKRTPWRGILLFGPPGTGKSYLAKAVATEASNSTFFSISSSDLMSKWLGESEKLVKNLFELARQHKPSIIFIDEVDSLCGSRNENESEAARRIKTEFLVQMQGVGNNNDGILVLGATNIPWVLDAAIRRRFEKRIYIPLPEEPARAQMFKLHLGNTPHSLTEANIHELARKTDGYSGADISIIVRDALMQPVRKVQSATHFKKVCGPSRTTAAVIVEDLLTPCSPGDPGATEMTWMEVPGDKLMEPIVCMSDMLRSLATTRPTVNAEDLLKVKKFTEDFGQEG, from the exons ATGACCACGTCGGCCTTGCAG AAAGCCATCGACCTGGTGACGAAGGCCACGGAGGAGGACAAGGCCAAGCACTACGAGGAGGCCCTGCGGCTCTACCAGCACGCCGTCGAGTACTTCCTGCACGCCATCAAGT ACGATGCTCACAGCGACAAGGCCAAGGAGAGCATCAGAGCCAAATGCGCGCAGTACCTGGACCGGGCTGAGAAGCTGAAGGACTACCTGCGCACCAAGGAGAAGCAGAGCAAGAAGCCCGTCAAAGAAGCCCAGAATGATGGCAAGGG GAGCGACAGTGACAGCGAGGGAGACAATCCCGAGAAAAAGAAGCTACAAGAGCAGCTGATGG GGGCAATTGTGATGGAGAAGCCCAATGTGCGGTGGAACGACGTGGCTGGCCTAGAGGGGGCCAAGGAGGCCCTGAAAGAGGCTGTCATTTTGCCCATCAAGTTTCCTCACCTGTTCACAG GGAAGCGCACCCCGTGGCGAGGGATCCTCCTCTTCGGCCCGCCTGGCACTGGGAAGTCCTACTTGGCCAAGGCCGTAGCCACCGAAGCCAGCAACTCCACCttcttctccatctcctcctcagACCTGATGTCCAAGTGGCTGGGAGAGAGTGAAAA GCTGGTGAAGAACCTGTTCGAGCTGGCCAGGCAGCACAAGCCGTCCATCATCTTCATTGACGAGGTGGACTCCTTGTGCGGCTCCCGCAACGAGAACGAAAGCGAAGCTGCCCGCAGGATCAAGACCGAGTTCCTCGTGCAGATGCAGG GCGTTGGGAATAACAACGACGGCATCCTGGTCTTGGGCGCAACCAACATTCCCTGGGTCCTGGATGCGGCTATTCGCAGAAG GTTTGAGAAACGCATTTACATCCCGCTGCCTGAGGAGCCGGCCCGAGCCCAGATGTTCAAGCTCCACCTGGGGAACACCCCCCACAGCCTTACGGAAGCCAACATCCACGAGCTGGCCCGGAAGACAGACGGCTACTCAGGTGCCGACATCAGCATCATTGTGCGTGATGCCCTCATGCAGCCGGTCCGTAAGGTGCAGTCAGCCACACACTTCAAGAAG GTTTGTGGGCCTTCCCGTACCACCGCTGCCGTGATTGTGGAAGACCTGCTGACCCCGTGTTCCCCCGGAGACCCCGGTGCTACTGAGATGACGTGGATGGAGGTGCCCGGCGACAAACTGATGGAGCCCATTGTCTGCATG TCGGACATGCTGCGTTCTCTGGCCACGACCCGCCCCACTGTCAACGCGGAGGATCTCCTGAAGGTGAAGAAATTCACAGAAGACTTTGGCCAAGAGGGCTGA
- the PDF gene encoding LOW QUALITY PROTEIN: peptide deformylase, mitochondrial (The sequence of the model RefSeq protein was modified relative to this genomic sequence to represent the inferred CDS: deleted 2 bases in 1 codon) has product MAGRGLLGAWWWARGLGPVRQVGDPVLRGAAAPVAAGQAGGAEVRALVGALVRALRREEGCVGLSAPQLGVPLQVFVAELPERLLRRAPPPAPRPARQMRAFPLRVFVNPTLRVLDARLLSFPEGCRSLPGFSAAVPRYQAVLVEGLNEAGEETSWEASGWAARIVQHEMDHLQGILYIDRMDSKTFANLRWAQLAE; this is encoded by the exons ATGGCGGGGCGGGGGCTGCTGGGCGCGTGGTGGTGGGCGCGGGGGCTGGGGCCGGTGCGGCAGGTGGGCGACCCGGTGCTGCGGGGGGCGGCGGCGCCGGTGGCGGCGGGGCAGGCGGGGGGCGCGGAGGTGCGGGCGCTGGTGGGGGCGCTGGTGCGGGCGCTGCGGCGGGAGGAGGGCTGCGTGGGGCTGAGCGCGCCGCAGCTGGGGGTGCCGCTGCAGGTCTTCGTGGCCGAGCTGCCCGAGCGCCTCCTGCGCCGCGCCCCGCCC CCTGCGCCGCGCCCCGCCCGCCAGATGCGCGCCTTCCCGCTGCGCGTCTTCGTCAACCCCACCCTGCGCGTCCTCGACGCCCGCCTCCTGAGCTTCCCCGAGGGCTGCCGCAGCCTCCCGGGCTTCTCGGCCGCCGTGCCCCGCTACCAGGCCGTGCTCGTGGAAG gcCTGAATGAAGCTGGCGAGGAGACCTCCTGGGAGGCCAGCGGCTGGGCAGCCCGCATCGTCCAGCACGAGATGGACCACCTCCAGGGGATCCTCTACATCGACAGGATGGACAGCAAAACCTTCGCCAACCTGCGCTGGGCCCAGCTGGCAGAGTGa